In Trueperaceae bacterium, the DNA window CCTCCTCGGGGGGCGTCGCGCGCCCCGTCGGTCCGAGGGTGCCACGTCCGGCGCCGGGTGCGGGCCACGCCCCCGACATACCCCCCTGGGGTGTTCCTGCGGGGGTGGGGTCCGAGGCGTGCGCCCGCCGGGGGCGCCGGCGTGACGTTCGGCACCGCGCGGCGGCGCCGGGTGCGCTCCACTGGATTTCGCCAGGTCCGTGCCGCCGGCGAGGCCGCGGACCGACGCGCGGACGTCCTGCCTCCGGTTTCCCCTCCCGGCCCGGGTCCACGCCTCGCCTCGGCTGCGCTCGTCGGCGGTACCGACCGGCGGAAAGAGGTGACGTATGGCCCGCCTGCTCCCCACACGACGCCGCACCGTTCCCGATCCGTTCGACGCGATCGATCGACTCTGGAACGACCCCCGCTTCGCCCCCCGCCCGTTCTTCGGGGAGGGCGAGACGCACGACGTCCGCACCGACCTCTTCGAGGAGGACGGCACGCTCGTGCTGCGGGCGTCGCTGCCCGGCCTGACGCGCGAAGACCTGCACGTCGAGGTCGACGACGACACCATCCACGCCTGGGGTGAACGCAAGGAGGACATGGTCCACGAGGAGGGCGACGTCTACCTGCGCGAGAACCGCTACGGCC includes these proteins:
- a CDS encoding Hsp20/alpha crystallin family protein; this encodes MARLLPTRRRTVPDPFDAIDRLWNDPRFAPRPFFGEGETHDVRTDLFEEDGTLVLRASLPGLTREDLHVEVDDDTIHAWGERKEDMVHEEGDVYLRENRYGRIERRVALPRDVDPETAKATFKDGVLTLRLPIRENGGHRELPIESE